The Gossypium hirsutum isolate 1008001.06 chromosome D07, Gossypium_hirsutum_v2.1, whole genome shotgun sequence genome includes the window taatagaatgtgtaaacattagaGGGCTAAATCTATTGTTAGACTAATAAAAAAACTCACATCAGCTTTCTGTCACTAATCTAACGACAACTAACAGGAAAGtgacaaaatatataatttcGATTGGCATAAGTATTGACACAATGAATTTGAGTGTGTTGAAGCgtattatacttttatttatggGTTGAAGAAAGATTATAAATCGTTTTAagcatagtatatatatataaaaagatataaccaaaatttataatcagattattaaaaaaaagataataaatattAAGTAAGCATATATGCAAACAAACACCAACTCTCATATTCAAAGAATTCAAATCCAACCCCCTatgttaatttggtaaaataatTAGCCGAGACTAAAATTTTGGTCTAATGTGTAATGTTATACATAACTAttaaatgaatatattttttattttaaaatatcatattagtgAACTTATTAGAAAAATTTGACGGAGTTAACGATCCATTATTATTGGATAGAATAATTGCGCTACTAAAAATCTATTGTTTAtctgaaataaatattatttttaaagatatctTTTTCTTTCGACCccttttattattaacaaaataaaatattttggacGCTGGGCGGTGGTAGCTGCACCTCAAAGCAGCCACAGCGCCGGCCATAAAAACAATACATTTGAATAATCATTCACACAGGAGTCAACATCGACTGTTAGTGAATCACCCTCCTTAATCCATTTGAATAATCTTAAGAATTCCAttacatttttaattgtttaaagcaGCCTCAACGATTACACCCCATTCACCCTCCTATAAATACTTGGCACTTTCTTACCACAAACAAAACATCTAACAAcaaattatctatttttaataacACAAAAGAAAGTTggttttttgaaaagaaaaaaatggagaatGTTCCATGTACAATGAAAGCTTGGATTTATGGACAACATGGGAAACCTGAAGATGTTCTGAAACTCAAGTCCGATGTTGTTGTTCCTGAATTGAAGGAAGATCAAGTTCTTGTTAAGGTCATGGCTTCGGGGCTTAATCCAGTTGATAATAAGAGGATGCTTGGCATTTTTGTTCAAGCTGAATGCCCTTTTCCCGTAAGTTTTTTTACATTACTAGCTATAACTTAAACTCAGTTAAGTGTCTGATATGgatgtattgttttatttttgttttttcagaCAGTTCCAGGGTACGATGTAGCTGGTGTGGTGGTGAAAGTAGGAAGCCAGGTAAAGAACTTAAAGGTAGGTGATGAAGTATATGGTAACATCCATGAGAAAGCCTTGGATCATCCCAAACAATACGGCACTTTGGCCGAATACACGGCGGTTGAAGAGCGGCTATTGGCTCCCAAACCCAAGAATCTCAGCTTTACCGAGGCTGCTTCACTGCCGGTCGCCATCGGAACAGCTTACGAAGGCCTTCAACGATGCGAGTTCACCGCTGGTCAATCCATTCTTGTGTTGGGAGGCGCGGGTGGAGTTGGCAGCATGGTCATTCAGGTACGTTTATGTCAACGTTACCAAATGATTGTATTACCTTTGTGGTATGCTAAATTTGTATTATTAGATCAGCTGGCCAAGCATGTTTTCGGAGCATCAAGAGTTGTGGCTACTGCTAGCACAGGAAAACTAGAGTTGTTGAGGAATTTGGGTGCTGATTTAGCAGTTGATTACACCAAGGAAAACTTTGAAGATCTCCTTGAGAAATTTGATGTTGTATATGACTGTGTTGGTAAGATTAATATAGATTCTTTTACTTTCAAATCTAGTTTGAGAATGGAAAAAATGTTGCAGATgttaaaatttgaactttaaattaaGCCTCGGGCCTAATCTACTTGATAAGTTTGACTACATAATCCAACTGGATTATGCATCGGGTTTATTATATGCTAGAAAAATAACAAGCCTGATTTGTATACGAAAAACCAGGGCAATGTGAAAGGGCAGTGAAGGCAATGAAGGAAGGTGGGAAAGTTGTGATAGTGATTGGAGCAGTGACTGTGCCAGCATTTGTGTTTATAGTCACTTCAAATGGGGCTGATTTGGAGAAATTGAACCCTTACTTGGAACGTGGGAAAGTGAAGGCTGTTATTGATCCCAATGGCATTTACCCTTTCTCTCAAACACTTGAAGGACTTGCATATGTCGACACTGGTAGAGTCGCTGGAAAAGTAGTCATATATCCAATCCAACaagataattaatttaaatctcaCATTTGTGATGCAAATGTATGGTTATATGTTACCAATTGGTCTCatgtaataaaaacaataatGTTTCCCTCTAACTTCATCAAAGTTACATTGTAATTGCACTATTCGAAAAGTAAAAattgataatataaaattaaaactcaGAAGTCGTTACTACTTTTTTCGAGGATGAATCTCACAAAAAAAGATTTACAATTttcgaaataat containing:
- the LOC107926450 gene encoding 2-methylene-furan-3-one reductase — encoded protein: MENVPCTMKAWIYGQHGKPEDVLKLKSDVVVPELKEDQVLVKVMASGLNPVDNKRMLGIFVQAECPFPTVPGYDVAGVVVKVGSQVKNLKVGDEVYGNIHEKALDHPKQYGTLAEYTAVEERLLAPKPKNLSFTEAASLPVAIGTAYEGLQRCEFTAGQSILVLGGAGGVGSMVIQLAKHVFGASRVVATASTGKLELLRNLGADLAVDYTKENFEDLLEKFDVVYDCVGQCERAVKAMKEGGKVVIVIGAVTVPAFVFIVTSNGADLEKLNPYLERGKVKAVIDPNGIYPFSQTLEGLAYVDTGRVAGKVVIYPIQQDN